The following nucleotide sequence is from Citrus sinensis cultivar Valencia sweet orange chromosome 6, DVS_A1.0, whole genome shotgun sequence.
ATTTCCTAGACTAGAAGGGATGACTCCTGATAAATTGTTATCGCCTaagaaaatttcatataatGATGACAGATTTCCTAGAGTGGAAGGAATTTCCCCTGAAAAATGGTTGCCACCAAAATCCAAGCCCTGCAAGTTCAGAAGCTTACCCATTTCTTTAGGAATTGAGCCTGTGAATTGGTTTTCCTCAGTCTGTAATGAATATAAGTTAACAAGGTTACCTATTCCTGAAGGGATGCTTCCATATAACTGATTAGTCCCAAGGACCAAAATTTGAAGTTGACTTGATAGATTAGCGATTGAATGTGGTAATGCTCCTCTAAATTGATTTCCGCCTAAACTGAGAACTTGCAATTTGCTACAGTTGGCCAAAGAATTCATAAACCCCATCTCATCACTTTCCCCGCTtcctaaattattatattctaaaattaggTATGAAAGATTTTTCATGCCTCCAAAATTGACTGAAAGTTTTCCGAAAAAACTGTTACTCGCAATTTCAACATATTCGAGTTTGGAAGCATTGGATAGTGATATTGGAATGGATCCGCTGAAGAAGTTTTCGTTGGTTTGAAAGAGTTTGAGATTAGGAAAATAAAGACCTAAACTTGGTGGAAGACTTCCATGCATTTGATTTTCAGACACCGAGAAAATGACAAGGAAGGAAAGATTGTAAATGGAAGGAGGGATTGTACCGGAGAGGTTGTTTCCGCCAATTCCAAGAGTTTTCAACTCTTTCAATTGACCTAATGAATCTGGAATATTTCCTCCAAAAGGATTCCCATCTAGAGACACAACTTCCAGGGATGTTAGATTCCCGAGAAAAGGTGGGATGCCTCCGGTCAAATTATTCATGGGTAAAGCTAGTTGTTTGAGTCTGTATAGAGAGAcaaactcaaatggaatactTCCTACTAGCTTGTTGTTTCCTAAGAATAGTACTGTGAGCCTGGAACAATAAGATAAGTTGGCTGGAATTTTCCCGACGAGGGAGTTATATGAGAGAAGCAGAGTTTCTAACCTGTGCAGACGCCCAAATTCAAGAGGGATTTCACCTTGGATAGTGTTATTCATAAGATTGATCTCTTTTAGGAAGCTGAGGTTGCCAATTCGAGGTGACAGTAAGCCACTTAAGGCTTTTGACCTCAGGTCTAGGGCTGTGACTCTTCTGTGCCTGCGACCACATGTAATGCCCTCCCATTCGCAGAAATGGCGAGAATCATTCCATGAGTTCAGGATCCCTTGAGGGTCATGAGAAATCATTGACTTAAAGGCCTGAAGGGCAGCAAGATCTCCCTCTTCAAAGGCTGCAACTTGCAACAATgtgatgaaaaaaagaaacatggaTGGAAAATAAAGAGAACGGATACTCATTTGTACAAGTGAGAAGGCAATT
It contains:
- the LOC112498584 gene encoding probable LRR receptor-like serine/threonine-protein kinase At3g47570, which translates into the protein MSIRSLYFPSMFLFFITLLQVAAFEEGDLAALQAFKSMISHDPQGILNSWNDSRHFCEWEGITCGRRHRRVTALDLRSKALSGLLSPRIGNLSFLKEINLMNNTIQGEIPLEFGRLHRLETLLLSYNSLVGKIPANLSYCSRLTVLFLGNNKLVGSIPFEFVSLYRLKQLALPMNNLTGGIPPFLGNLTSLEVVSLDGNPFGGNIPDSLGQLKELKTLGIGGNNLSGTIPPSIYNLSFLVIFSVSENQMHGSLPPSLGLYFPNLKLFQTNENFFSGSIPISLSNASKLEYVEIASNSFFGKLSVNFGGMKNLSYLILEYNNLGSGESDEMGFMNSLANCSKLQVLSLGGNQFRGALPHSIANLSSQLQILVLGTNQLYGSIPSGIGNLVNLYSLQTEENQFTGSIPKEMGKLLNLQGLDFGGNHFSGEIPSTLGNLSSLYEIFLGDNNLSGVIPSSLGNLERLAILEMFANELSGTIPEDIFNISSLSVSLDLAENHFVGSIPPRIGNLKALRCFDVSNNDLSGEIPSELGLCSSLEDIYLAENFFNGFIPSFFRTSRGIRKVDLSRNNFFGQIPIFLEALSLEYLNLSFNDFEGRLPTRGIFANASAISVVGCNRLCGGIHE